From the Opitutia bacterium genome, one window contains:
- a CDS encoding DUF58 domain-containing protein encodes MIPVPSRRLLWCVAALVPAAALAGPLAELWPLCVIALAALALVAGVDLLLTLRAGHLPVVTGEAVSRLTKDRGAKLPLVLSYDAGAPAEVRLGLALPGVFASKERVLRVALPAGGKRVLVHWECTGERRGRYTPGPVCLEADSRLGFWQLRAQQPLAGELRVYPNLFSERRQLAALFLNRGLAGVQLRRTVGRGREFERLREYQPGDSFDEVHWKGTAKRGRPVTKIFQVERTQEIYVVIDASRLSARPVTIEGRSVTTLERQITATLVLLLAAGRQGDRFGLVAHDARVRTFVRAGSGATHYGACREAVHALEPSETTPDFAELFALLRTRLQRRSLLVFLTDLSDPVLAEEFVKHIPVLSRQHLVLVNQVRAPGAEALFTRPVANEAEMVARLAGHYQWREAHEIARLLRPHGVTCALLEHERLAAEMVGQYLRVKGGGLL; translated from the coding sequence ATGATCCCCGTTCCCTCCCGTCGTCTTTTGTGGTGCGTCGCGGCGCTCGTGCCGGCGGCTGCGCTCGCGGGGCCGTTGGCGGAACTTTGGCCGCTGTGCGTGATCGCTCTGGCGGCGTTGGCGCTCGTGGCGGGCGTGGATCTGTTGCTGACGTTGCGCGCGGGACACCTGCCGGTCGTGACGGGTGAGGCGGTGAGCCGGCTGACGAAGGATCGCGGGGCGAAGTTGCCGCTCGTGCTCAGCTACGACGCAGGCGCGCCGGCCGAAGTGCGGCTGGGTCTCGCGCTGCCGGGCGTGTTCGCCAGCAAGGAGCGCGTCCTCCGCGTGGCGTTGCCCGCGGGTGGCAAGCGCGTGCTCGTGCACTGGGAATGCACGGGCGAGCGCCGCGGCCGCTACACGCCCGGCCCTGTGTGCCTCGAGGCGGATTCGCGGCTCGGCTTCTGGCAATTGCGCGCACAGCAGCCGCTCGCGGGCGAGTTGCGCGTCTATCCGAACTTGTTTTCCGAGCGGCGGCAGCTGGCGGCGCTGTTCCTGAATCGGGGGCTGGCCGGGGTGCAACTGCGGCGGACCGTGGGGCGCGGGCGCGAGTTCGAGCGGCTGCGCGAGTATCAGCCGGGCGACAGCTTCGACGAGGTGCATTGGAAAGGCACGGCGAAGCGCGGCCGGCCGGTGACGAAGATTTTCCAGGTCGAGCGCACGCAGGAGATATATGTCGTGATCGACGCGTCGCGGCTGTCGGCGCGACCGGTGACGATCGAGGGGCGCAGCGTGACGACGCTCGAGCGGCAGATCACGGCGACGCTCGTGCTGTTGCTCGCGGCGGGGCGGCAGGGCGACCGATTCGGGTTGGTGGCGCACGATGCGCGCGTGCGGACGTTCGTGCGCGCCGGGAGCGGCGCGACGCACTACGGGGCCTGTCGCGAGGCCGTGCATGCGCTGGAGCCGAGCGAGACGACGCCGGATTTTGCGGAGTTGTTCGCGCTGCTGCGCACGCGGCTGCAGCGGCGCTCGCTGCTGGTTTTTCTCACGGATTTGAGTGATCCGGTGCTGGCGGAGGAGTTCGTGAAACACATTCCCGTGCTCTCGCGGCAGCATCTCGTGCTCGTGAACCAGGTGCGCGCGCCCGGAGCGGAGGCGTTGTTCACCCGGCCGGTGGCGAACGAGGCGGAGATGGTGGCGCGGCTGGCCGGACACTACCAGTGGCGCGAGGCGCACGAGATCGCGCGGTTGCTGCGCCCGCATGGCGTGACGTGCGCGTTGCTCGAACACGAGCGGCTGGCGGCGGAAATGGTCGGGCAATACCTGCGCGTGAAGGGAGGCGGTTTGCTGTGA
- a CDS encoding RDD family protein, which yields MRVRTPEGVSFTFHLASPVTRLAAWFVDALTIMAAWTAISAAILLLGLLSADVARGAVRIGFFVWVTGYGIVLEWLWNGQTLGKRMLRLRVMDERGLPLRFSQIVIRNLLRAIDVLPVAYLVGGVAALMGRKSQRLGDFAAATIVVHEAPPVRVDLGGIVLAKYNSLRGQQHVAARLRAQISPALAYAALQALWRREELDDAARVTLFAELARHFRSLTTLPAEVDEGISDEQFVRNVVEVVFGARPESAAVGGAPAAAVAR from the coding sequence TTGCGCGTGCGCACGCCCGAGGGCGTGAGTTTCACGTTTCATCTGGCGAGCCCGGTGACGCGGCTGGCGGCGTGGTTTGTCGACGCGCTGACGATCATGGCGGCGTGGACGGCGATCTCGGCGGCGATTTTGTTGCTGGGATTGCTGAGTGCGGACGTTGCGCGCGGCGCGGTGCGGATCGGGTTTTTCGTCTGGGTGACCGGCTACGGCATCGTGTTGGAGTGGCTGTGGAACGGGCAGACGCTCGGGAAACGGATGTTGCGGCTGCGCGTGATGGACGAGCGCGGGTTGCCGCTGCGGTTTTCGCAGATCGTGATTCGCAATCTGCTGCGCGCGATCGACGTGTTGCCGGTCGCGTATCTCGTCGGTGGCGTGGCGGCGCTGATGGGGCGGAAGAGCCAGCGGCTGGGGGATTTTGCGGCGGCGACCATCGTGGTGCACGAGGCGCCGCCGGTGCGGGTGGATCTTGGCGGCATTGTGCTGGCGAAATACAACTCGCTGCGCGGGCAGCAGCACGTGGCGGCGCGGTTGCGGGCGCAGATCAGCCCGGCGCTGGCGTATGCGGCGTTGCAGGCGTTGTGGCGGCGCGAGGAGTTGGACGACGCGGCGCGGGTGACGCTGTTTGCGGAGCTGGCGCGGCATTTCCGGTCGCTGACGACGTTGCCGGCCGAAGTGGACGAGGGGATTTCGGACGAGCAGTTCGTGCGCAACGTGGTGGAGGTGGTGTTCGGAGCGCGGCCTGAGTCGGCGGCGGTGGGCGGCGCGCCGGCTGCTGCGGTGGCGCGTTGA
- a CDS encoding YhcH/YjgK/YiaL family protein: protein MAQFGPFAVVRAQQLAPQFAVTFAYVEEALRAGSEINRRILAVPAGTSHRVELGGGVFAMEQAYRTKARPEGFFEAHRRYIDVQVIVAGAEAMEVDDVARLTVTVPYDAERDFEKFANSQPASRLIVRAGDIALFFPADGHMPSLHERDDAQVVQKTVVKVPVF, encoded by the coding sequence ATGGCACAATTTGGACCTTTCGCCGTCGTTCGAGCGCAGCAACTGGCGCCGCAATTCGCGGTGACGTTCGCTTACGTGGAGGAGGCGTTGCGCGCCGGTTCTGAGATAAACCGGCGGATTCTCGCCGTGCCGGCGGGAACGAGCCACCGCGTCGAACTAGGTGGCGGCGTCTTCGCGATGGAGCAGGCTTACCGGACGAAGGCGCGGCCGGAGGGATTCTTCGAGGCGCACCGCCGCTATATCGATGTGCAAGTGATCGTGGCGGGCGCGGAGGCGATGGAGGTGGATGACGTCGCGCGGCTGACGGTGACGGTGCCCTACGATGCGGAGCGCGATTTCGAGAAATTCGCCAATAGCCAGCCGGCATCTCGACTGATCGTGCGTGCGGGCGACATTGCGCTGTTTTTCCCCGCTGACGGACACATGCCTTCGCTCCACGAACGGGACGATGCGCAAGTGGTGCAAAAGACGGTCGTGAAGGTGCCGGTTTTTTGA
- a CDS encoding 23S rRNA (adenine(2030)-N(6))-methyltransferase RlmJ, translating to MNYRHHYHAGNYADVFKHVLLQQLVRAMQRKEKGFLYLDTHAGRGGYDLSTTNVLPDGRERAPEWPAGIGRVWSAPGLPEDVNHYVAAVREFQMRAGGSEVGEPQLYPGSPWIVAALLRAQDRAALCELREDDAEALAQDFRAHRRVSVQRMDGYTALKAMLPPPEKRALVLIDPPFENASEFADIRLALREALARFPSGTYAIWYPITERAKSDRFLREVADSPFAPPALCAELQIAADASQVRMKGCGLLVLNPPWQIDAEFRRVLPTLAERLRQDAGGEARVSWPVPER from the coding sequence GTGAATTACCGTCACCATTATCACGCCGGGAATTATGCCGACGTGTTCAAGCACGTGTTGCTGCAGCAACTCGTGCGCGCGATGCAGCGGAAGGAGAAGGGATTTCTCTACCTCGACACGCACGCGGGGCGCGGCGGCTACGACCTGAGCACGACCAACGTGCTGCCCGACGGGCGCGAGCGCGCGCCGGAGTGGCCGGCGGGCATTGGCCGTGTGTGGAGTGCGCCCGGTTTGCCGGAAGACGTGAATCACTACGTGGCGGCGGTGCGGGAGTTTCAGATGCGCGCCGGTGGCAGTGAGGTGGGCGAGCCGCAGCTTTATCCCGGGTCGCCGTGGATCGTGGCGGCGCTTTTACGGGCGCAGGATCGCGCGGCGCTGTGCGAATTGCGTGAAGACGACGCAGAGGCGCTGGCGCAGGATTTTCGCGCGCATCGGCGCGTGTCGGTGCAGCGCATGGATGGTTACACGGCGTTGAAGGCGATGCTGCCGCCGCCGGAGAAACGCGCGCTCGTGCTGATTGATCCGCCATTCGAGAACGCGAGCGAGTTCGCTGACATCCGCTTGGCGCTGCGCGAGGCGCTGGCGCGATTTCCGAGCGGAACCTATGCGATCTGGTATCCGATCACGGAGCGCGCGAAGAGCGATCGGTTCCTGCGGGAGGTGGCGGACTCGCCGTTTGCGCCGCCGGCGTTGTGCGCGGAGTTGCAGATCGCAGCGGATGCGTCGCAGGTGCGCATGAAAGGCTGCGGTCTGCTCGTGTTGAATCCGCCGTGGCAGATCGACGCGGAATTTCGCCGGGTGTTGCCGACGCTCGCGGAGCGGTTGCGGCAGGATGCGGGCGGCGAGGCGCGCGTCAGCTGGCCGGTGCCGGAGCGTTGA
- a CDS encoding VWA domain-containing protein has translation MRAKAAGAEVARRSELESRAAEVQAQRPAVTFALPSTPPPPPPIEAAQVALAGVSATDQVASGDAPISAPLELRANQGNDAIKLQQFAVTGAAPASAGSTQEQVTFGYGWAAGSRPAAARMVSTLDAKRKPLSVSGGPVLSQTEPSNTESYAHTEENPFLTVAQNPLSTFSVDVDTASYANVRRFLQQKILPPKGAVRIEELVNYFPYRYAPPTDRAPFAAHMEVASAPWAPEHRLVRIGLKGREVSDAARPKANLVFLLDVSGSMNAANKLPLVKQSMRMMLEKLRADDRVAIVVYAGASGMALPSTPVREKAKIISAIDQLQAEGSTNGAAGIQLAYDIAKANFVSGGVNRVVLATDGDFNVGVSSESELTGLIQEKAKSGVFLSVLGFGMGNYKDSTLEQLADKGNGNYAYIDSLAEAKKTLVEQAGGTLVTIAKDVKLQVEFNPAVAQAYRLIGYENRMLRKEDFNNDKVDAGEIGAGHTVTALYEVIPVGVAMPDVGSVDALKYQKTDVGGRKTDDGGRMTNARGLAGANGELLTLKIRYKEPAGDVSTKLEFPLRDSGQAFADASVDFKFAAAVAAFGMRLKDSPHHGEASFAAISDWAREGTGDDAGGYRAEFVGLVGDAASLAEN, from the coding sequence ATGCGTGCGAAGGCGGCGGGCGCCGAGGTCGCGCGTCGCAGCGAATTGGAGTCGCGCGCGGCGGAAGTGCAGGCGCAGCGTCCGGCTGTGACGTTTGCTTTGCCGTCGACCCCACCGCCGCCGCCACCGATTGAGGCCGCGCAGGTCGCGCTGGCGGGTGTGAGCGCCACCGATCAGGTTGCGAGTGGTGACGCGCCGATCTCAGCACCCCTCGAGTTGCGGGCGAATCAGGGCAATGACGCGATCAAGCTCCAGCAATTCGCCGTGACCGGTGCGGCGCCGGCCAGCGCAGGCTCCACGCAGGAGCAGGTGACGTTCGGCTACGGGTGGGCGGCCGGTTCTCGCCCGGCGGCCGCGCGGATGGTTTCAACTCTGGACGCGAAGCGCAAACCGTTGAGCGTCTCCGGCGGGCCGGTGCTTTCGCAGACGGAGCCGTCGAACACCGAAAGCTACGCGCATACCGAGGAGAATCCGTTTCTCACTGTCGCGCAGAACCCGCTGTCGACGTTCTCGGTCGACGTCGACACGGCGTCCTACGCGAACGTGCGGCGCTTCCTTCAGCAAAAGATTCTCCCGCCGAAGGGGGCGGTGCGCATCGAGGAACTCGTGAACTATTTCCCGTATCGCTACGCGCCGCCCACGGATCGCGCGCCGTTTGCCGCACATATGGAGGTGGCGAGCGCGCCGTGGGCGCCGGAGCACCGGCTCGTGCGCATCGGTTTGAAGGGCCGCGAGGTCAGCGACGCGGCGCGGCCGAAGGCGAATCTCGTGTTCCTGTTGGACGTGTCCGGCTCGATGAATGCGGCGAACAAGCTCCCGCTCGTGAAGCAGTCGATGCGGATGATGTTGGAAAAGCTCCGCGCGGATGACCGTGTGGCCATCGTGGTCTACGCGGGCGCGTCGGGCATGGCGTTGCCATCGACGCCGGTGCGCGAGAAGGCGAAGATCATTTCCGCCATCGATCAGCTGCAGGCCGAGGGTTCGACGAACGGCGCGGCTGGCATCCAGCTCGCTTACGACATCGCGAAGGCGAACTTCGTCAGTGGCGGCGTCAACCGCGTGGTGCTGGCGACGGACGGCGACTTCAACGTCGGCGTGTCGAGCGAGAGCGAGCTGACGGGCTTGATCCAGGAGAAGGCGAAGAGCGGTGTGTTCCTGAGTGTGCTCGGTTTCGGCATGGGCAACTACAAGGACAGCACGCTCGAGCAGCTGGCCGACAAGGGTAACGGCAATTACGCCTACATCGACTCGCTGGCTGAGGCGAAAAAGACGCTGGTCGAGCAGGCTGGCGGCACGCTCGTCACGATCGCGAAAGACGTGAAGCTCCAGGTGGAGTTCAATCCGGCGGTGGCGCAGGCGTATCGCCTCATCGGTTACGAGAACCGCATGCTCCGGAAGGAAGATTTCAACAACGACAAGGTCGACGCCGGCGAAATCGGCGCGGGCCACACGGTCACGGCGCTCTACGAGGTGATCCCGGTCGGCGTGGCGATGCCCGATGTCGGCTCGGTCGACGCGCTGAAGTATCAGAAGACGGACGTCGGAGGACGGAAGACCGATGACGGTGGGCGGATGACAAACGCGCGGGGTCTGGCTGGTGCGAACGGCGAGCTGTTGACGCTGAAGATTCGTTACAAGGAGCCGGCGGGCGACGTGAGCACGAAGCTCGAGTTCCCGCTGCGCGACAGCGGCCAGGCGTTTGCGGATGCGAGCGTGGATTTCAAGTTCGCGGCGGCGGTCGCGGCGTTCGGCATGCGCTTGAAGGATTCGCCGCATCACGGCGAAGCCAGTTTCGCGGCCATCTCCGACTGGGCGCGCGAGGGCACCGGCGACGATGCCGGCGGCTACCGCGCGGAGTTCGTCGGACTCGTGGGCGATGCGGCCTCGCTGGCGGAGAATTGA
- a CDS encoding MoxR family ATPase: MNEKLEPTLAALAAARREVAKVIIGQSAAVELALITILTRQHALLEGVPGVAKTLLVRTLAHVLGAESGRVQFTPDLMPADITGTNIFNLQTNQFTLVRGPVFTTFMLADEINRAPAKTQAALLQAMQERCVTIDRETHALDPDFTVFATQNPAESEGTYPLPEAQKDRFMFRIQMACPARDDEISLARRMLTADAPEAALARGDVQAVLERGQLATLRASLDAIAVRDELMAYIVDLVRATRTDESVLVGAGPRATQSLLLGGRAKAAIEGRDYVTPDDIRQLAPAVLAHRIVLRPEFEIEGLSVNEVLNRLLEQVAVPR; this comes from the coding sequence ATGAACGAGAAACTCGAACCCACCCTCGCCGCGCTCGCGGCGGCCCGCCGCGAAGTCGCCAAGGTCATCATCGGCCAGTCGGCGGCGGTCGAGCTGGCGCTCATCACGATCCTCACGCGCCAGCACGCGCTGCTCGAAGGCGTGCCTGGCGTGGCGAAGACGCTGCTGGTGCGCACGCTCGCCCACGTGCTCGGAGCGGAGAGCGGCCGCGTGCAGTTCACGCCCGACCTCATGCCAGCCGACATCACCGGCACGAACATCTTCAACCTGCAGACGAATCAGTTCACGCTGGTGCGCGGGCCGGTGTTCACGACGTTCATGCTGGCGGACGAGATCAACCGCGCGCCGGCGAAGACGCAGGCCGCGCTGCTGCAGGCGATGCAGGAGCGCTGTGTGACGATCGATCGCGAGACGCACGCGCTCGATCCGGACTTCACCGTGTTCGCGACGCAGAACCCGGCGGAGTCCGAGGGCACTTATCCGCTGCCCGAGGCCCAGAAGGATCGTTTCATGTTCCGGATCCAGATGGCGTGTCCCGCGCGCGACGACGAAATCTCGCTTGCGCGTCGGATGCTCACGGCCGACGCGCCCGAGGCGGCGCTGGCGCGCGGTGACGTGCAGGCGGTGCTCGAACGCGGCCAGCTGGCGACGCTCCGCGCCAGCCTCGATGCGATCGCGGTGCGCGACGAGTTGATGGCTTACATCGTGGATCTCGTGCGCGCGACGCGCACGGACGAGAGCGTGCTCGTGGGCGCCGGCCCGCGCGCGACGCAGTCGCTGTTGCTCGGCGGCCGGGCGAAGGCGGCGATCGAGGGACGCGACTACGTGACGCCGGACGACATCCGGCAGCTCGCGCCGGCGGTGCTCGCGCACCGCATCGTGCTGCGGCCGGAGTTCGAGATCGAAGGGCTGTCGGTCAACGAGGTGCTGAACCGGTTGCTGGAGCAGGTCGCGGTGCCGCGCTGA
- a CDS encoding stage II sporulation protein M, which yields MIVDLARFVAAEEPYWLRLEKMLDRRQRDAWAPLSLAEAKELDYLYRRAGADLARVASFSAEPEMRRRLELLVARAYAEIHGTRRVGSARLRPWQWLSATFPQTLRRHARALLLTVVITLVGAIFGGVAVAVDPEAKEALMPFSHLRGDPADRVAEEEAAMKDRLAGHKATFAGELMTHNTRVSLFALALGFAWGAGTIVLLFYNGVILGAVIADYLLAGQGVFLAGWLLPHGVIEIPAILVGATGGFVLARAVIGRDDGRPLAVRLRAVADDVATLAAGTALMLVWAGVVESYLSQYHEPAIPYALKIAFGVVELGLLVAYFGWVGRGKAKEAAS from the coding sequence GTGATCGTCGATCTCGCGAGATTCGTGGCCGCGGAGGAGCCGTATTGGCTGCGGCTGGAGAAGATGCTCGACCGTCGCCAGCGCGACGCGTGGGCGCCGCTGTCGCTCGCGGAGGCGAAGGAACTGGACTATCTCTACCGGCGAGCGGGCGCGGATTTGGCGCGCGTGGCGTCGTTTTCGGCGGAGCCGGAAATGCGCCGGCGGCTGGAGCTGCTGGTGGCGCGGGCTTACGCGGAGATCCACGGCACGCGGCGGGTCGGGTCGGCGCGGTTGCGGCCGTGGCAGTGGTTGAGCGCGACGTTTCCGCAGACGCTGCGGCGGCACGCGCGGGCGCTGTTGCTCACGGTCGTGATCACGTTGGTCGGTGCGATCTTCGGCGGCGTGGCGGTGGCGGTGGACCCGGAGGCGAAGGAGGCGTTGATGCCGTTTTCGCATCTGCGCGGCGACCCGGCGGATCGCGTCGCCGAGGAGGAAGCGGCGATGAAGGACCGGCTGGCGGGTCACAAGGCGACGTTTGCGGGCGAGCTGATGACGCACAACACGCGCGTGTCGCTCTTCGCGCTGGCGCTCGGTTTCGCGTGGGGCGCGGGCACGATCGTGCTGCTGTTCTACAACGGCGTGATTCTCGGCGCGGTGATTGCGGATTATTTGTTGGCGGGGCAGGGCGTGTTTCTCGCGGGCTGGCTGCTGCCGCACGGCGTGATCGAGATTCCGGCGATCCTCGTTGGCGCGACTGGTGGTTTCGTGCTGGCGCGCGCGGTGATCGGACGCGACGACGGGCGTCCGCTGGCGGTGCGGTTGCGCGCGGTGGCGGATGACGTGGCGACGCTCGCTGCGGGCACGGCGCTGATGCTGGTGTGGGCGGGCGTGGTGGAGTCGTATTTGTCGCAGTATCACGAGCCGGCGATCCCGTATGCGTTGAAGATCGCTTTCGGCGTGGTGGAGCTGGGGTTGCTGGTCGCGTATTTCGGCTGGGTCGGGCGCGGCAAGGCGAAGGAGGCGGCGTCGTGA
- a CDS encoding rhomboid family protein gives MSSFATRKCVRHTEREAVARCPSCGGDFCRECIVEHDGRVLCATCLAKTVATTGAAKPSAAWLPRSGDVAVTAACVLLLWVAFYGFGQFLKALPPQLHEGTVWREALDNPGHGETP, from the coding sequence ATGAGTTCGTTCGCGACGCGAAAATGCGTGCGGCACACCGAGCGCGAGGCGGTGGCGCGGTGTCCGTCGTGCGGAGGAGATTTTTGTCGCGAGTGCATCGTGGAGCATGACGGACGTGTCTTGTGCGCGACCTGCCTCGCGAAAACGGTGGCGACGACGGGCGCGGCGAAGCCATCGGCGGCGTGGCTGCCGCGGAGCGGCGACGTCGCCGTGACGGCGGCGTGCGTGCTGTTGCTCTGGGTCGCGTTCTACGGTTTTGGGCAGTTTCTGAAAGCGCTGCCGCCGCAGCTGCACGAAGGCACGGTGTGGCGCGAGGCGTTGGACAATCCGGGTCATGGCGAAACGCCCTGA
- a CDS encoding sigma-70 family RNA polymerase sigma factor: MAGDVNTPGTINESHAFVETAVARHQAPLLRYATRLLHGDADRARDVVQDTFVKLLAQKPADVEGHLAEWLFTVCRNRALDVLRKEGRMKFFEEGQAERLTTAEPLPGAGAERAEAQAAVLKLIERLPRNQQEVVRLKFQNGFSYKEISRITSLSVTNVGFILHTAVARLRKEMAAQAD, encoded by the coding sequence ATGGCAGGTGACGTGAACACCCCAGGAACAATCAATGAAAGCCATGCCTTCGTGGAGACGGCGGTCGCCCGCCATCAAGCGCCGTTGCTGCGCTATGCCACTCGACTCCTGCACGGAGACGCCGACCGCGCGCGCGACGTCGTGCAGGACACGTTCGTCAAATTGCTCGCGCAGAAGCCGGCCGACGTCGAGGGGCACCTCGCGGAGTGGCTGTTCACGGTGTGCCGCAACCGCGCGCTCGACGTCTTGCGGAAGGAGGGGCGCATGAAGTTCTTCGAAGAAGGCCAGGCCGAGCGCCTGACGACCGCCGAGCCGCTGCCGGGCGCGGGCGCGGAGCGGGCCGAGGCGCAGGCCGCGGTGTTGAAGCTCATCGAGCGCCTGCCGCGCAACCAGCAGGAGGTCGTGCGCCTCAAGTTTCAAAACGGTTTTAGCTACAAGGAAATCAGCCGCATCACGTCGCTGTCGGTGACGAATGTCGGCTTCATCCTGCACACCGCGGTTGCGCGGCTGCGGAAGGAGATGGCGGCGCAGGCCGACTAA